A region of the Candidatus Zixiibacteriota bacterium genome:
AAATCGGGCAACGTCGACTCTTCGACCTCGGCTTCCTTGCTGTCGGCGAAGCGGGTCGCGGCCAGGATTTCTTCGCGTGTTTTGCGCACCGACTCCGGCACGATACCGTGTTTTTCGTTGTATTCCACCTGAATTTTGCGGCGCCGATTGGTTTCGGAGATCATCCGTTTCATGGAGTCCGTGATCTTGTCGGCGTACATGATGACCTCGCCGCTGACATGGCGCGCCGCGCGGCCGGCGGTCTGCATCAAGGAAGTCTCGGAGCGCAGGAATCCCTCCTTGTCGGCGTCGAGCACCGCAACCAAAGAGACTTCCGGCAAATCGAGTCCTTCGCGCAGCAGGTTGATTCCAACCAGCACGTCGAACTCCGCCAGCCGCAGGTCGCGAAGAATCTCGGTGCGGTCGATGGCATCGATTTCCGAGTGCAGATAGCGGACGCGAATATTGAGGCGGCCGAGGTAGTCGGCTAGGTCCTCAGCCATGCGCTTGGTCAAAGTCGTGACCAGTACGCGCTCGTGTTGCTCGACGCGCTTGCGGATTTCGCCGATCAAATCGTCGATTTGCCCCTGGACCGGTTTGAGCGTAATCACCGGGTCGACCAGACCCGTCGGGCGAATCAACTGTTCGACAACCACACCTTCGGAATTGGCCAGCTCCAGCTCCGCCGGGGTGGCAGAGACGTAGATGGTCTGTGGGATCAGTTTGACAAACTCGTCGTAGACGAGCGGGCGGTTGTCG
Encoded here:
- a CDS encoding UvrB/UvrC motif-containing protein, giving the protein ERIAIYPARHFVSSSETVRKAIFGIEQELRERLADFREQGKLLEAQRLESRTLYDLEMLREIGYCSGIENYSRYFSNRAPGERPYTLIDFFPEDFLLIVDESHQTIPQVKAMYAGDRSRKVVLVEHGFRLPSAFDNRPLVYDEFVKLIPQTIYVSATPAELELANSEGVVVEQLIRPTGLVDPVITLKPVQGQIDDLIGEIRKRVEQHERVLVTTLTKRMAEDLADYLGRLNIRVRYLHSEIDAIDRTEILRDLRLAEFDVLVGINLLREGLDLPEVSLVAVLDADKEGFLRSETSLMQTAGRAARHVSGEVIMYADKITDSMKRMISETNRRRKIQVEYNEKHGIVPESVRKTREEILAATRFADSKEAEVEESTLPDFWEVMPLEDRVDFLTQQMEVAAEELEFERAAALRDQIRALKEGTKRKRARR